In Nostoc sp. UHCC 0926, a single genomic region encodes these proteins:
- a CDS encoding glucose-1-phosphate thymidylyltransferase — MKALILSGGKGTRLRPLTYSGAKQLVPVANKPVLWYGIEEMVAAGITDIGIIISPETGAEVQAKTGNGEYFGANITYIIQDQPLGLAHAVQIARPFLGDSPFVMYLGDNLIQLGELSYFLQQFSQQQPDALILLRSVANPSAFGVAQIDEKGRVLQLIEKPKVPPSNLALVGVYFFSHLIYDAIANIQPSTRGELEITDAIQYLINQKKQVVAHNLQGWWLDTGKKDDLLEANRLILDTYLTASVVGEIDAQSQIIGRVQIGAKSKVINCTIRGPVIIGNNCYLENCFIGPYSSIANNATLTDTDLEHSVILEGAKIAGIHQRIIDSVIGQRAQLTLAPRHPKALRFLIGDDCKIELT; from the coding sequence ATGAAAGCACTAATTCTCTCTGGCGGGAAAGGTACACGCCTACGTCCCCTCACCTACAGCGGAGCAAAACAACTTGTACCAGTTGCTAATAAACCTGTTTTATGGTATGGCATTGAAGAAATGGTCGCTGCTGGTATTACTGATATTGGCATTATCATCAGCCCGGAAACTGGGGCAGAAGTCCAAGCGAAAACCGGAAATGGAGAATACTTTGGAGCGAACATCACCTACATCATACAAGACCAGCCACTTGGACTTGCTCACGCTGTCCAAATCGCCCGTCCGTTTTTAGGTGATTCTCCCTTTGTTATGTACTTGGGCGATAACCTGATTCAACTAGGTGAGTTAAGTTACTTTCTGCAACAATTTAGCCAACAACAGCCAGATGCTTTGATTCTCTTGCGTTCAGTTGCCAATCCTAGCGCCTTTGGTGTGGCGCAGATAGATGAAAAAGGACGGGTATTACAGTTAATTGAAAAACCCAAAGTTCCTCCTTCAAATCTGGCATTGGTAGGAGTTTATTTCTTTTCTCACCTCATCTATGATGCGATCGCAAATATCCAACCTTCCACCAGAGGCGAACTAGAAATCACTGATGCAATTCAATACCTAATTAATCAGAAAAAGCAGGTTGTAGCCCACAATCTCCAAGGCTGGTGGTTAGATACTGGTAAAAAAGATGACTTATTAGAAGCTAACCGATTGATTCTCGACACCTATCTGACAGCATCAGTTGTCGGCGAAATTGATGCCCAAAGTCAGATTATTGGCCGAGTCCAAATCGGTGCAAAATCTAAAGTAATTAACTGCACAATTCGGGGGCCAGTAATCATTGGTAACAATTGTTATTTAGAAAACTGCTTTATTGGCCCTTATAGTAGTATTGCTAACAATGCGACACTCACTGATACTGATTTAGAACACAGTGTTATTTTAGAAGGTGCTAAAATTGCCGGAATTCATCAGCGCATTATTGATAGTGTGATTGGTCAAAGGGCACAATTGACTCTTGCACCCCGTCACCCCAAAGCCTTGCGATTTCTAATTGGCGATGACTGTAAAATTGAACTAACGTAA
- a CDS encoding methyltransferase domain-containing protein, whose product MTESNNPEIDVDNLMQNIRAEVNKHKSKYVISSPVNDFVISKNTTNINYIEALLQNAQSRAYVRTKWPDKLNSFPFNLNPKLQKFILKIINFLFKDQREVNFNLISCLKESVTLNQQLFEQIETLRVQMEEGLGVTDKRVQNLEDRLSVTDKRVQNLEEQLRIIDNNIQSMDNSFNTFDTLVSSWLTDTKEGFDAVNSRVKKIDEHLKSVDNHIQNMNNYLSAIDERYARNDIYLKNDLIQQKRLISLFLEEAQRRLPEPFNQEQLQTLVSEDQHSLDAFYVALEDQFRGSREEIKNRLITHISLVEKAITSTGNAPIVDIGCGRGEWIDLLSSQGFEASGIDINVAMVQQCQSLGLDAVLGDGLEYLRSLPDNSLAAVSSFHVIEHLQLQKLVSLINEMLRVLRSGGVLILETPNPENLIVGACNFYLDPTHRNPIPPPTAKFILESRGFVQVEIRRLHPMTENHNLENAFLNSLLLGCQDYAVIGWKA is encoded by the coding sequence ATGACTGAATCAAATAATCCTGAAATTGATGTTGATAATTTGATGCAAAATATCCGTGCAGAGGTCAATAAGCATAAGTCTAAATATGTAATATCGAGTCCTGTGAATGATTTTGTAATATCGAAAAACACGACTAATATTAACTATATTGAAGCTTTACTTCAAAATGCACAATCTAGAGCATATGTTCGAACCAAGTGGCCTGATAAGCTAAATAGTTTCCCCTTTAATTTAAACCCAAAATTACAAAAATTCATCCTAAAAATTATAAATTTCTTATTTAAAGATCAACGAGAGGTAAACTTTAATTTAATTAGTTGTTTGAAAGAGTCTGTAACCCTTAATCAACAGCTTTTTGAACAAATTGAGACTTTAAGAGTGCAGATGGAAGAAGGTCTAGGTGTTACCGATAAGAGAGTTCAAAACCTGGAAGACCGATTAAGTGTTACCGATAAGAGAGTTCAAAACCTGGAAGAGCAACTGAGAATTATAGATAATAATATCCAAAGTATGGATAACAGCTTCAACACTTTTGATACTTTAGTTAGTAGCTGGTTAACTGATACCAAAGAAGGTTTTGACGCTGTGAATAGTCGAGTAAAAAAAATAGATGAGCATCTGAAATCTGTGGATAATCATATCCAAAATATGAATAACTACTTGAGTGCTATAGATGAGCGTTATGCAAGAAACGATATTTACCTAAAGAATGACTTAATCCAGCAGAAGCGTTTGATTAGTCTTTTCTTAGAAGAAGCACAGCGACGTTTGCCAGAACCTTTTAATCAAGAGCAATTGCAAACTTTGGTTAGTGAAGACCAGCATTCACTAGATGCTTTTTATGTTGCTTTGGAAGACCAGTTTCGGGGTAGCCGTGAGGAAATAAAGAATCGATTAATTACTCATATTTCATTGGTAGAAAAAGCAATCACATCCACGGGAAATGCCCCTATAGTTGATATAGGGTGTGGTCGGGGTGAATGGATTGATTTACTATCCAGCCAAGGCTTTGAAGCATCTGGAATTGACATTAATGTTGCTATGGTACAGCAATGTCAAAGTCTTGGTCTTGACGCTGTTTTAGGTGATGGACTGGAATATTTACGTTCTTTGCCAGATAATTCCTTGGCTGCTGTTTCTTCATTTCACGTCATTGAGCATTTGCAATTGCAAAAGCTTGTTTCTTTAATTAATGAAATGCTACGTGTGCTGCGTTCTGGCGGGGTTTTAATTTTAGAGACACCAAATCCAGAAAATCTAATAGTGGGAGCTTGTAATTTTTATCTAGATCCAACCCATCGCAACCCGATTCCACCACCAACAGCAAAGTTCATACTAGAAAGTCGGGGATTTGTTCAAGTTGAAATTCGACGTCTCCATCCAATGACTGAAAACCATAATCTAGAAAATGCATTTTTGAATAGTTTGTTGCTTGGTTGTCAGGATTACGCAGTTATTGGATGGAAGGCATAA
- a CDS encoding glycosyltransferase family 4 protein, giving the protein MINKILICSNFYPPFFIGGAEIIAHEQACQLRNAGYEVAVFCAKHDDSRHRYSMIRETFDGLQVFRVIQHAQDYHVDNNFYKPAINKLFNTIIDEFQPDVVHFHNIIGLSLGIVEIAYRRKIRTVLTLHDHWGFCFKNTLLKEYDIVCKDFSQCEECLPELLDNQQRRLHIRMRNDYIALQLSKVDQFVSPSSYLTSAYIKAGFSSDRLTVISYGIDVKRFSQITKKLPEDVMRFTFIGYLGIHKGIHVLMASIKLLLQGGYLGNLCTVNIVGVGGMTEDLEKFITENQLSSVVKLWGKVKHSQIESVYQSTDVLVIPSVWPENEPVTILEAMAARIPILASALGGNLDLVVNGVNGYLFASGNAQMLAEKMVDMALDHARVELMGQNAYKCVAKDTLENYVQQITQVYQEKKCVSNPVINRVILCSGKHVSPECFRAISHFNQTNHSTCYKFIMSDWISSEDWDLVDLLWIVDDKGDKQDIVNALKIGRPLLVPESNHQLVELCRSSQSGLFYADEMEAEACLKYLIGEKSISSALGRNAKNYFENNSFQLSNFWRGRSQLAFLNSVF; this is encoded by the coding sequence ATGATCAACAAAATACTCATTTGTAGTAATTTCTATCCACCATTTTTTATAGGTGGTGCCGAAATTATTGCCCATGAACAAGCGTGTCAATTGAGAAATGCTGGTTACGAAGTGGCCGTTTTCTGTGCCAAACATGATGATAGCCGTCACCGTTATTCAATGATACGGGAAACTTTTGATGGACTGCAAGTATTTCGAGTTATTCAACATGCACAAGACTATCATGTTGATAATAATTTTTATAAACCAGCTATCAATAAACTGTTTAATACAATAATTGATGAGTTCCAACCAGATGTTGTTCATTTTCACAATATTATTGGCTTATCATTAGGAATTGTGGAGATAGCATATAGACGCAAAATTAGAACTGTACTAACCTTGCATGATCATTGGGGATTTTGTTTCAAAAATACGTTATTGAAAGAATACGACATCGTTTGCAAAGATTTTTCTCAGTGTGAAGAGTGTTTGCCAGAGTTACTGGATAACCAACAGCGACGGCTTCATATCCGGATGCGTAATGATTACATTGCCTTACAACTCAGCAAGGTAGATCAATTCGTATCACCTAGTTCCTATCTAACATCAGCCTATATTAAAGCAGGTTTTTCATCAGATAGGCTTACTGTAATATCTTATGGTATTGATGTTAAACGCTTTTCCCAAATTACAAAGAAATTGCCTGAAGATGTGATGCGGTTTACTTTTATTGGATATTTAGGTATTCATAAAGGTATTCATGTTTTGATGGCATCTATCAAGCTGCTGTTACAAGGTGGTTATCTTGGTAATCTTTGTACAGTGAATATTGTTGGTGTAGGGGGAATGACTGAAGACCTAGAAAAATTTATCACCGAAAACCAATTAAGCTCTGTTGTAAAACTATGGGGAAAAGTCAAGCACTCTCAAATTGAAAGTGTTTACCAATCTACCGACGTATTAGTGATACCATCTGTATGGCCTGAGAATGAGCCAGTAACAATTCTTGAAGCTATGGCTGCTCGTATACCTATACTTGCGTCTGCACTAGGCGGTAATCTTGATCTTGTAGTCAATGGAGTTAATGGTTATCTTTTCGCCTCAGGTAATGCTCAAATGCTTGCAGAGAAGATGGTTGACATGGCTCTCGACCATGCTCGCGTTGAGTTAATGGGACAAAATGCTTATAAGTGCGTAGCTAAGGATACTCTGGAAAATTATGTGCAGCAAATTACTCAAGTTTATCAAGAAAAAAAGTGTGTATCAAATCCGGTTATAAATCGGGTTATTCTATGTAGTGGTAAGCACGTTTCACCAGAATGTTTCCGTGCCATTTCTCATTTTAACCAGACTAACCATAGCACTTGCTACAAGTTTATTATGAGTGACTGGATTAGTTCTGAAGATTGGGATTTAGTTGATCTGCTGTGGATAGTTGATGATAAAGGCGATAAACAAGATATTGTCAATGCTCTGAAAATAGGGCGACCATTACTAGTTCCTGAGAGTAATCATCAACTTGTAGAACTGTGTCGCTCTAGTCAATCTGGACTGTTTTATGCAGATGAGATGGAAGCAGAAGCTTGTCTCAAATATCTCATTGGTGAAAAATCTATCTCAAGTGCTCTCGGTCGAAATGCTAAAAATTACTTTGAAAATAATAGTTTTCAGTTGAGCAATTTTTGGCGAGGGCGTAGTCAGCTAGCTTTCTTAAATTCAGTTTTTTAA
- a CDS encoding glycosyltransferase family 4 protein has translation MLKVVVDATPMDSKPSGVGFYVANLICALEILQKEENFQLGVIYQPRLKKWLRSDFSFPESLKHYSQRHLLPLPVRISDLLLALAFKPSLSYFEKYFGFPDILHGTNYSVYPYQNILKVMNIYDLTFIKYPNYIDSVVKKYTEKVKRCLQWTDLVLTISENSKKDIIEYLKVDPKKVYVTPLASRYYPNYLSEEITQSLEKQANYNFSKPYLLFVSTIEPRKNINTIITAFNFLKEKYQIEHQLILIGKKGWNYEPIFAAIENSPWANQIHHLNYLSNELVALFYSKADVFVYPSHYEGFGLPVLEAMTLGAPVISSNTSSIPEVTGDAAILIDPNNPMQLAEAILKVISDSQLRQELINKGRARAKLFSWERTGKETLNAYRTIL, from the coding sequence ATGCTAAAAGTTGTAGTTGATGCCACCCCAATGGATTCAAAACCCAGTGGGGTTGGCTTTTATGTTGCTAATTTAATATGTGCTCTTGAGATATTACAAAAAGAGGAAAATTTTCAATTAGGAGTAATCTATCAACCACGTTTAAAAAAGTGGCTTCGGAGTGACTTCAGTTTTCCTGAATCCCTGAAACATTATTCTCAACGGCATCTTCTGCCTTTACCTGTAAGAATTTCAGATTTATTATTAGCTTTAGCTTTTAAACCTAGTTTATCTTACTTTGAAAAATATTTTGGTTTCCCAGATATACTACATGGTACAAATTACTCAGTTTATCCATATCAAAATATTTTAAAGGTAATGAATATATACGATCTGACTTTTATTAAATATCCTAACTATATAGATTCAGTCGTAAAAAAATATACAGAAAAGGTAAAGCGCTGTTTACAGTGGACAGATTTAGTTTTAACAATTTCAGAAAACTCTAAAAAAGATATTATTGAATATTTGAAAGTAGACCCCAAAAAAGTCTATGTCACACCTTTAGCTAGTCGCTACTATCCTAATTATTTGTCTGAAGAAATTACCCAAAGTCTAGAAAAGCAAGCTAATTATAATTTTTCCAAACCATATCTACTTTTTGTCAGCACAATAGAACCACGAAAAAATATTAATACTATAATCACAGCTTTTAATTTTTTAAAAGAAAAATATCAAATTGAACATCAATTAATATTGATTGGTAAGAAAGGATGGAATTACGAACCGATATTCGCAGCTATTGAGAATTCACCTTGGGCAAACCAAATTCATCATCTTAATTACCTATCTAATGAATTAGTTGCATTATTTTACTCAAAAGCTGATGTCTTTGTTTATCCATCTCATTACGAAGGGTTTGGTTTACCCGTATTGGAAGCAATGACTCTAGGCGCTCCTGTGATCAGTTCCAATACTTCCTCTATTCCAGAAGTTACAGGAGATGCAGCTATTCTAATTGACCCTAATAACCCTATGCAACTAGCGGAAGCCATACTGAAAGTAATCAGTGATTCCCAGTTACGCCAAGAATTAATTAATAAAGGTAGAGCCAGAGCAAAATTATTTTCTTGGGAAAGAACGGGAAAAGAAACATTAAACGCTTATAGAACCATTCTTTAA
- a CDS encoding glycosyltransferase family 4 protein, producing MKIVDNISAKQLIINLSILLSQPTGIGNYAQNLFPYLKSFQPTLLVARKYPDFDCYPIPSNLTPDHGTKGHFNRLLWTQFQLPQIYKNLKSSLLFSPLPEAPLYSNCRFVVTSFDMIPLRFPKRFSPLTPYHRYYTPQVLKQAQHIICISQTTAQDITNFYGIPANKITSIPLAYDRTHFCPLNLPKRNYFLYIGRQDPYKNIQRLITAFAALPNSKDYELWLVGPSDRRYTPTLTAQVAELGITNQVKFLDYVAYSELPKIINEAIALVFPSLWEGFGLPVLEAMACGTPVITSNLSSLPEVAGDAAILINPYNTGEITEAMQAIATDLELQSRLSSQGITHSQQFSWEKTGKATVEVLSRYL from the coding sequence ATGAAAATAGTGGATAATATCTCTGCTAAACAATTAATTATTAACTTATCTATTCTACTGTCTCAACCAACAGGTATAGGTAACTATGCTCAAAACCTTTTTCCTTATTTAAAATCTTTCCAACCTACTCTATTAGTAGCGCGAAAATATCCCGATTTTGACTGCTATCCAATCCCGTCAAACTTAACCCCAGACCACGGCACAAAAGGTCACTTTAACCGCCTGCTTTGGACACAATTTCAACTCCCGCAAATATATAAAAACCTCAAATCGAGTCTCTTATTCTCTCCGCTGCCGGAAGCACCCCTTTATAGCAACTGTCGTTTTGTCGTCACGTCTTTTGACATGATACCGTTGCGCTTTCCTAAACGCTTTTCACCACTCACACCCTACCACCGCTACTACACTCCCCAAGTTCTTAAGCAAGCACAACACATTATTTGCATCTCCCAGACTACGGCTCAGGACATCACCAACTTTTACGGAATTCCTGCAAACAAAATTACCTCCATCCCCCTCGCCTACGATCGCACTCACTTTTGCCCCCTGAACCTACCTAAGCGCAACTACTTTCTCTACATTGGTCGCCAAGACCCTTACAAAAATATACAGCGACTGATCACTGCTTTTGCTGCGTTACCTAATAGCAAGGATTATGAATTGTGGTTAGTAGGGCCAAGCGATCGCCGTTATACCCCAACTTTAACAGCGCAAGTTGCAGAACTAGGTATAACTAATCAAGTGAAATTCCTAGACTATGTTGCTTACAGCGAATTACCAAAAATTATCAATGAAGCGATCGCTCTGGTTTTCCCCAGTCTCTGGGAAGGCTTTGGTTTACCTGTTCTCGAAGCAATGGCTTGTGGTACTCCCGTCATTACCTCCAATCTCTCCTCCTTACCAGAAGTAGCTGGCGATGCGGCGATTCTGATCAATCCCTACAACACCGGAGAAATTACAGAAGCGATGCAGGCGATTGCAACTGATTTAGAGTTGCAATCGCGCCTTTCTAGCCAAGGGATCACTCACTCCCAACAATTTAGTTGGGAAAAAACAGGAAAAGCAACCGTCGAAGTTTTATCCCGCTACCTATAA
- a CDS encoding GDP-mannose 4,6-dehydratase, translated as MSQKALITGLTGQDGSYLAELLLTKSYQVFGLVRRSSTSNLERINHLSDKIQILSGDLLDQSSLMDVIAESQPDEIYNLASQSYVPLSWTQPALTAEYTALGVSRLLESIRRCKPDARFYQASSSEVFGQPDESPQTERTAFRPRNPYGVAKAYAHWMTINYRQKYNLYTCCGITYTHESPRRGTEFVFRKITHAAAQIKLGLANELKLGNLDACRDWCYAKDAVYAMWLMLQQAQPDDYIIASGETHSVRELVECAFNCVGLNWQDYVSVDPAFYRSDEPVQLVGSINKIKTELDWQPQYSFEQLVELMVDYDLKKLSIVGA; from the coding sequence ATGAGTCAAAAAGCCCTTATAACGGGTTTAACTGGACAAGATGGTTCCTATCTTGCCGAACTCCTCTTAACAAAAAGTTATCAAGTATTCGGTCTAGTTCGCCGTTCGAGCACCAGCAATCTAGAGCGTATTAATCACCTTTCAGACAAGATTCAAATCTTATCAGGTGACCTTCTGGATCAATCTTCCTTGATGGATGTAATTGCAGAATCACAACCTGATGAAATCTATAACCTTGCTTCTCAAAGCTACGTCCCCCTTTCTTGGACTCAACCAGCCCTTACTGCTGAGTACACTGCCCTTGGTGTCTCCCGTCTCTTAGAATCCATCCGTCGCTGCAAACCTGATGCCAGATTTTACCAAGCATCCAGTAGTGAAGTTTTTGGCCAACCTGATGAATCGCCCCAAACTGAACGCACCGCCTTCCGTCCTCGTAACCCCTATGGTGTTGCCAAAGCTTACGCCCACTGGATGACCATTAACTATCGGCAAAAATACAATCTCTATACCTGCTGCGGTATTACCTACACTCATGAATCCCCTCGACGTGGGACAGAATTTGTATTTCGCAAAATCACGCACGCAGCTGCTCAAATTAAACTGGGTTTAGCAAATGAACTAAAATTAGGCAATCTAGATGCCTGTCGTGACTGGTGCTATGCTAAGGATGCTGTTTACGCTATGTGGCTGATGTTGCAGCAAGCACAACCTGATGACTATATCATCGCTAGTGGTGAAACTCACTCTGTCAGAGAACTTGTTGAGTGTGCTTTTAACTGCGTTGGTTTAAACTGGCAAGATTATGTTTCAGTTGACCCTGCTTTTTATCGCTCTGATGAACCAGTGCAGTTAGTTGGTTCCATTAATAAAATTAAGACGGAGTTAGATTGGCAGCCTCAGTATTCCTTTGAGCAATTGGTTGAGTTAATGGTTGATTATGATTTAAAAAAATTGAGCATCGTTGGAGCTTAA
- a CDS encoding glycosyltransferase has translation MAERGHHVYMMGSRCDQHIVKQFAKKIISIPPDPDDYANSNEFTAQWLSSHWDSLFSNTEQPDAIVIGGWPFFQAIDFFSRVCKNVVFIDPGAVPLDSLSGHGLFIQQKLRHLRRHYLRQTTGILPISEFIAKSQSIPDRGSSNGIQTVLLGADHMALSIWQAQMVGQGKSHGASLSLVEKLQKKGKIFILNLGRWEPGCYKNSEACFDIMRQLVQGHPQVVLLVLTDVKSINIPGDLKEYVQPIGFPDDAELQEIMKLTTLGISVSLWEGFNLPLAEMQWLQRPTLAFNLAAHPEVVVHPWFLCADIAEMVEKGDVILSNSIPSEAISTDNYEKFRSQFRWETVVQKYCHYLESTVQATQQISNNKTYRHLDSPLFIIDVTNSCRDPANSGVIRVTRQLCRTLQKYYDLVFVVWDFTAQRYTLPSQSGYSQLEKFNGPEIPIVGKDILNRFGKISLDEFLSIEPSMQGQPALLLFSEIILDPRGATALAYAKQKQWKTAAILYDLIPVMYPEFCSNSVSSLFPPYLEMLAGIDIIIPISEFSAQCVLDYWQQRKNSYGKVCTALLPGQFGQHSRNIKIPNLQSSTVQMLCVSTLEPRKNHLTLLKACGILAKEHPEINWQLTLVGNRYEGAPEIYKAVEQASAKDTRIHWLGIVDDDTLNRLYEEATFTIYSSLVEGFGMPILESIWHGRACLCHSQGVMAELAVGGGCLVVDMTDAKAIAQAIYTLSSDKNLLTELSQASCSRQLKHWEDYATEVLTILGLEKMQATNLSRGNINLLNTIHYEELIYPNCLLERWQMTDSERMALTGLLARHQPKCSIEIGTYFGGSLSLIAQYSQMVFSIDIDHEVPLRVPAMENVSFLIAPSQTVLPLLFQALDEANIPIDFLLIDGDHTADGVRRDIETVLTYVPKQPMFVMMYDSFNPECRRAIMTAKWQDSPYVTWIDVDFVPGRIIEGDNVFKGEMWGGLALALLSPRGRDGYLTISASANIFYELALKSRS, from the coding sequence ATGGCAGAGCGGGGACATCATGTTTACATGATGGGGTCTCGGTGTGATCAACATATAGTAAAGCAGTTCGCAAAAAAAATCATTTCCATACCACCAGATCCAGATGATTACGCTAATTCTAATGAGTTTACAGCCCAGTGGCTTTCTAGCCACTGGGATAGCTTGTTTTCCAATACTGAACAACCAGACGCGATAGTTATTGGAGGTTGGCCGTTTTTTCAGGCAATTGATTTCTTTTCTAGAGTTTGCAAGAACGTTGTTTTCATTGACCCTGGTGCAGTACCACTTGATAGTTTGAGTGGTCATGGGCTATTTATTCAACAGAAGCTAAGACATCTGCGCCGTCATTATTTGAGGCAGACCACAGGAATACTCCCTATTAGTGAATTCATTGCTAAATCTCAAAGTATACCTGATCGGGGTTCTAGCAACGGTATTCAGACTGTATTATTAGGAGCCGACCATATGGCACTATCCATTTGGCAAGCACAAATGGTTGGTCAAGGTAAAAGTCATGGTGCGAGTTTATCATTGGTTGAGAAATTACAAAAAAAAGGAAAAATTTTCATTCTAAACCTTGGGCGCTGGGAGCCTGGTTGTTATAAGAACTCTGAAGCTTGTTTTGATATTATGCGCCAGCTAGTCCAGGGACATCCACAAGTTGTGTTGCTGGTGTTAACGGATGTAAAAAGCATTAATATCCCAGGAGACCTAAAAGAGTACGTTCAGCCTATTGGATTTCCGGATGATGCGGAACTTCAAGAAATTATGAAACTTACCACACTGGGAATATCAGTGTCTTTGTGGGAAGGTTTTAACTTACCATTGGCAGAAATGCAATGGTTACAAAGGCCTACTTTAGCATTCAATCTTGCTGCTCATCCTGAAGTTGTCGTACATCCTTGGTTCCTCTGTGCCGACATAGCCGAGATGGTAGAAAAGGGTGATGTCATCTTATCTAATAGCATACCTAGTGAAGCTATTAGTACAGATAATTACGAGAAATTTCGGTCACAATTTCGCTGGGAGACTGTAGTTCAGAAATATTGTCACTATTTAGAGAGTACGGTGCAGGCAACTCAACAGATATCAAACAACAAAACGTATCGTCATCTTGATAGTCCACTTTTTATTATAGATGTTACTAATAGCTGCCGAGACCCTGCGAATTCTGGTGTTATTAGGGTAACTCGACAACTTTGCCGTACTCTACAGAAGTATTATGATTTAGTATTTGTGGTTTGGGATTTTACAGCACAGCGTTATACACTACCTTCGCAAAGTGGTTACTCCCAGTTGGAAAAGTTTAACGGTCCCGAAATTCCAATTGTGGGAAAAGATATACTCAACCGTTTTGGAAAAATATCGCTGGATGAATTTCTTTCAATTGAACCTAGTATGCAAGGACAACCTGCGTTACTATTATTTTCAGAAATAATTTTAGATCCACGTGGTGCAACAGCTCTTGCTTACGCCAAACAAAAGCAGTGGAAGACGGCTGCTATTTTATATGACCTTATTCCAGTGATGTATCCAGAGTTTTGCAGTAACTCTGTAAGTTCACTTTTTCCTCCATATTTGGAGATGTTAGCTGGAATCGATATTATTATCCCTATTTCGGAATTTTCTGCCCAATGTGTTTTGGATTATTGGCAACAACGTAAAAACTCCTATGGCAAAGTCTGCACTGCATTATTACCAGGGCAATTTGGACAGCATTCCCGCAATATAAAGATACCTAACTTGCAGTCGAGTACTGTACAGATGCTGTGTGTTTCTACTTTAGAGCCGCGCAAAAATCATCTGACACTCTTAAAAGCCTGTGGAATTCTGGCAAAAGAACACCCTGAGATAAACTGGCAACTAACACTGGTAGGAAATCGCTACGAAGGTGCGCCAGAGATATACAAAGCTGTAGAGCAGGCATCAGCTAAAGATACTCGTATTCATTGGCTGGGAATAGTAGATGATGATACCTTGAATCGATTGTATGAAGAAGCCACGTTTACCATTTACAGTTCGCTGGTTGAGGGCTTTGGAATGCCTATTTTGGAAAGCATTTGGCATGGAAGAGCGTGTCTGTGTCATTCCCAAGGGGTAATGGCAGAACTAGCAGTTGGAGGTGGTTGTTTAGTAGTCGATATGACTGATGCCAAAGCAATTGCCCAAGCTATTTACACCTTGTCATCTGATAAAAATTTGCTTACTGAACTGTCCCAGGCATCGTGCAGCCGCCAACTCAAACATTGGGAAGATTATGCTACAGAAGTTTTAACTATTTTGGGTTTGGAGAAGATGCAAGCTACAAACTTAAGTAGGGGTAACATCAACCTTCTTAATACAATTCACTACGAGGAATTAATATACCCTAACTGCCTACTTGAACGTTGGCAAATGACAGATTCAGAGCGGATGGCGTTGACTGGTTTACTGGCAAGGCATCAACCCAAATGTAGCATCGAGATTGGTACTTATTTTGGTGGTAGTCTGTCTCTGATTGCACAGTACTCACAGATGGTATTTTCTATTGACATAGATCATGAAGTACCTTTACGGGTACCAGCTATGGAGAATGTCAGCTTTTTGATTGCACCATCCCAGACTGTATTGCCACTGCTATTTCAAGCACTTGATGAAGCAAATATACCAATCGATTTCTTGCTCATCGACGGTGATCACACTGCTGATGGAGTTCGTAGGGACATTGAGACTGTTTTGACTTATGTACCTAAGCAACCGATGTTTGTGATGATGTATGATTCTTTTAACCCAGAGTGTCGGCGCGCAATCATGACTGCAAAGTGGCAAGATTCACCGTATGTAACGTGGATTGATGTGGATTTTGTCCCGGGACGTATCATTGAGGGTGACAATGTATTCAAAGGTGAAATGTGGGGAGGACTGGCGCTGGCACTATTGTCTCCCAGAGGACGGGATGGCTATCTCACCATTTCTGCATCGGCAAATATTTTTTATGAATTAGCGCTCAAATCGCGCAGTTGA